A single window of Leopardus geoffroyi isolate Oge1 chromosome D4, O.geoffroyi_Oge1_pat1.0, whole genome shotgun sequence DNA harbors:
- the LOC123593302 gene encoding thymosin beta-4, Y-chromosomal-like, with amino-acid sequence MLPTRDADTWRLVLMQQPLCRQDFGHSHTSFLSAETMFDKPIMAEIEKFNKLKLKKTETQKKNPLTSKETTEQEKQAGKS; translated from the coding sequence atgctgcctACGAGAGATGCAGACACATGGAGATTGGTACTCATGCAGCAGCCACTGTGCAGACAGGACTTCGGTCACTCCCACACCTCATTCCTTTCTGCTGAAACCATGTTTGACAAACCCATTATGGCTGAGATTGAGAAATTCAACAAGTtgaaactgaagaagacagaaaCGCAAAAGAAAAATCCACTGACTTCAAAAGAAACAACTGAACAGGAAAAGCAAGCAGGCAAATCATAA